The nucleotide sequence TCGCCTGGGCGCTTTCACTGGTGGGCCTCGGCGACCGGGCCGACGACTCGCCCCACTCGCTCTCGGGGGGCGAGAAGCAGCGGCTGGCCGTGGCGGCCGCGGTGGCGCTGGAGCCGCGCTATCTCGTGCTCGACGAGGCAACTGCGATGCTCGACCCCGGGGCGCGGCGAGAGCTGATGGCCATGCTCCTGCGCATCCGGAGCGAGCGGCGCCTCGGGCTCATCCACATCACCCACCACTTCGAGGAGGTGCTGGAGGCCGACCGGGTGGTGCTCATGGACGGAGGGCGGCTTCAGCTGGTGGCGCCCCCGGCCGAACTGCTCTGCCGGCCCGACCTGCTCGCCGCCTGCGGCATCGAACTGCCCTACCTGCCCGCGCTGGCGGCCCGGCTGCGGCAGGGCGGGCTGACGGATCTGGCACCGAACCCAACACTCTCGGAAGTGGTGAAGCAGCTGTGCAGTTGAGACTGGAGCAGGTCTCGTTCGCCTACCGGCGGGGGATGCCGGTGCTGCAGGAGATCAACGTGGCCCTTGCGGGCGGGGAGTTCGTGGCGCTGGCCGGGCGGTCTGGGTCGGGCAAGTCGACGCTGGTGCAGGTGATGAAAGGGCTGATCCGGCCCGACGCGGGGCGGATCAGCCTGGATGGGGAGGCGGCGGCGGACGGACTCTTCGATGCCGTCGGGCTGGTCTTCCAGTACCCCGAGCACCAGCTCTTCGCCCGCTCGGTCTACGACGACATCGCCTTCGGCCCCCGGCGGCAGGGGCTGGCGGAG is from Symbiobacterium terraclitae and encodes:
- a CDS encoding ATP-binding cassette domain-containing protein; amino-acid sequence: MTIAEGDFTAILGPNGSGKSTLARLLTGLCQPTRGRVLVDGRDTRDREALWEVHRTVQLIFQIPENQIVGTSLAEDVAFGLANIGLPQAEMAERIAWALSLVGLGDRADDSPHSLSGGEKQRLAVAAAVALEPRYLVLDEATAMLDPGARRELMAMLLRIRSERRLGLIHITHHFEEVLEADRVVLMDGGRLQLVAPPAELLCRPDLLAACGIELPYLPALAARLRQGGLTDLAPNPTLSEVVKQLCS